The DNA region GGTTCAACGCCACCTTCCCAAGGACAGTGCTGGGTGAACAATAAATGCTTGTATTCTGGCGACACAAACACATCATAAGTGAATATATATAACTACAGCCGTTCGCAGAATAAATAGAAGATGACATAAACAAAGGCAGAATGAGATAATATTGTAATGCAATCACCCTGTGTTTTGTATTTCAATAACCCTACAATTTCTGCACAAGAACGCGAATATATTAAAAACTAGCGAATAATTGACAAGTAAGTGTTTTGAAGATTGGGGAGAAAAGGCGGAAGTAGTGGCTTGCAGGAGAAGAATGTAGGCGACACTGTATTCGTCAGCCGCTGGTAAATCGGCGTTAACATCCTAATAACAGGGATCTTTCTGCAAACATAATTTTAGTACATCCCATGTTGTGGAAATGTTAAATGGAAACATATTGTTAAGAAAATGCGTTGAGAAAGGGAATTCGAAATATATGAtaagcaatatatatatatatgagaagAAACAAACTGATGGAGTGGTATCAAACGGTTTAAAGTTTACCACCAAGAAAATATATTGTATTATTTATTATGCTTTATCTTTGACTTCACCTTGCCTTACAGGCTTCAATTACTTTTCAATGGGTCAATccgatttttttttccacactggGCCTTAAATAAAACTTCTCTGGAATAAATTGAACCAATACGGGGGAAAATTGAACAATTTCTTATTTCACGCAGTTCACCAATGACCCTTCTGACATCTAATGGGACACTTCTAAGTATTCCAACGTCAACGCTTGGTTTCCTTTAACACATCAAACTTACAACATCAGATGTTGGCCTAAGTTTCCGAGGCTGAAATACCCCGGGAATGCCACACACATCATTTGGGATGGCGCTCCTTCTTGAGCACAGGAATCAACATCATCGGGGAGAGTTTATACAGTTCTGACCTTTTCCTAATATGCAGCCCACTTCAtgtgtaaaaccaaaatgtattttcGGAATGATTATTATTTGCTAACACTAGTCTATCTTACTGTCAAGACTGATGTTCCCACAAATCCCACGATTCATTAGTATCACTTGGCCAGTGATCAGAACGATTCGCAGTGACGAGAAACGTTCCTATTTGGGATTGCTGCTATTGTCATCTAGAATTCCCAGCGCAACGCTGCGTGGACCTACAACATCCTATTGGCACACACATCGCAAGCACGGGTCTTCTAAAACAACGGCTGAAAAATATAATGGCAAAATGATCGTACATTCCCAGATCTAACTGTACTATAGCACTTCACTGACGTCACACGCCGAGCAGTTCAAAGAATAGAATATAATCCCGAGCATGCCAACAACCTAACATGTGTTGTCGCCTCTTGCGAATATTTAGTATTTTAAAACAATAACGGACCTCTGTACCAAGCAGCTCGCTACATCAATCTCCTCTCCACTTCACACCATCAACAACGTTTTGACAGTCAAAAATATCTAGGCTGGCTCATAAGTATCGTTTCAGAAAAGCAGATTTATAATAGCATCGCACATCAATGTCAGGCACACATTTGTAAAAAAATAATGTTAAACTATCAAATAGTAGGGAAACGGACATTCTGAATTATTGCATAGCGGTTATTTTTCATTATTGCTATACAAATTTCTCATGCATGAGGCAAATACTGGAGAACTGTAATTGTAATGTATTTTTGGTGGGATGTCAATGGTATAAAGCTTAATATGatgcttgtgggggggggggggggggggggggggtgggggggggggggggctgaaataaTAGGGAACTCTGCTACAAATCAAAACGGCTTACGACCTTTGTCCACAGGTAAGTAAAATATTAAATACCAGTCAACGCTTTCATGATGGCctgtaattttattttaacataTACCCTGCATGTGGTCCATGGTTTACCTAAAAGCTGTGTTGGGAGTTTTTAGATGTAACGCCTTTAATTAAATTTATTCAGACGCCCTTATTCTATTGGGTCTCGCCTTTGAAACACAAGAGTAAACCAGTCTAAACTCTCTGAGCTCCAACATTCAGTGTAACTGTGACCTGCTGGTGAACTTATTTTTGAAATAGCATTTACCACGCCACCAAAacagtttttctatgtttcttttaaaTAAATAACTGCATATTTAATCGGCCTGATTAATGTCCAATATTGTTGTCAATGTTGTTTTTCGTTTTTGTAatagatatatttatatataaagaAAGCAACCACTGGCGTAGAAAAAAACATTCAAACTCGATAGAACAGAAGCTGAGGCTTGTGCTATCCGTTTCTGGAAACTCCACAAAGGGAAGAGAACAGATACAAGGCAATCATCCAAAGCCAACAGAGGACTTAAGCGTGATTAAAAGCCAATCTGGGTATTTTAACATAGAAAGTAGACTCTAATTAAATTCATTTCGAAAATCATAACTTTTTGTTTTACATAACCCGTTCTTTCAGAATAAAAACGTGtactatttaaaacaaaactatattaaatattagatCCTAATTGAATAGTGCACCATTAAATTTATGGTTCATAAATACATTCTCTATTTACCCTAGACTCGCACTTTTCTTTAGCAAAGTCCCACTTTTAATGTACACCAGACACATGAGCCATAAAATCGTTTGACTCTAACAAATTTATTTCTTGAATCATCTCTTACGGAATCACTACTCAAATTAAATTACAATCAAATTATCACATCAAAAGATACCCTTATTACCTAACAACTGTCCATTTTCATCGCATTTATTTGTGCTCGTTTTGAAAACATCTAATACAAGATCTGGGGAAAAATAAATTACCGTTTTGCAGCAGTTCATAGGTATtctgaataaaatattaaaagaagtCAATTTTGATGAAAATATAAAGTAAATATTTTTTAGATCAGTAACTGATCTACTGACTCTATATTGCCGTCTTTGTAAAGTCTATATTGAAACCTACCAAGAACACTGCTTGGAAATGGCAGTTTTACACAGTCGCATCCACAGCACCCATTCATTCAACTTGGCAATGGTTTGAGAAGAGGATAAGTTCAGTAAGTGCAGCTGCAGATGGTAGAgtggttttttttctctctgtttttttcttttttaataaaaaatgtttCTACTCCATTCGGCTGGAGGTGAAATTAGAAAACATTGGGGCGaaggttttttttggggggggatggtgttgggaaggggggtggggatgagGTCGAACACAACATAATGAACCAATCATCAAAGCCACATCTGGGACGATTTCTCGCCCAAATCCCCCAGTCCTTTGTCTTGTCTTTTCCAACAAGCCTCGACGCCGAAAGTTCCATCTGTCATTATTTTTGGATCAACccattgaattattttctcttgaAATTTCCCCTGCCTTGCAGGTTTAACGTTGTTCGGGAGGTTTGCGTTTTAAAGGCCCTCTTTTGCCGGTTTTCCTTTCTAGTTAGTGAGTACAGATTATCACCTTTCCTTACGCCATGATTTACATTAGGAACAGTTTCTCTATTTCAAAATAACACAATGAAAGGATTTtcgttgtttccatgttgtatgtgcACTTGATAGAACCAAGGGAAAAAacccgccgctggaagtataccAGGTAGGTACCTCAGTCAACCAACGTCCACGGCCAATCTGAACTGGACCAAACCTGTAATCATTTATAAACCAGTCCTTCTGTAACAACAGAGAAATGAATTCACACTTATCTGGAAGTATCTGGGGATgcgagggtgggggtgggtccaCCTGTCGATCACCACAAGCCAAAGAGGGTTCAGATttttcatgtttaaaaaaaaagaaaagacacctGCAGTTTTAATGCACTCGTTCTATTCAATCGGCAGCCTCACAATCACAGTAGAAAACCTGCTATCATTGCGATAGTCCTGATCTTGTTGATTTCGTTCAGTCCCatatttttttgtgtttaaaaATCCAGTCTAAACAGTCTATGTTTAGTGTTTTTCTTTCACTGCACGGCGGTTTGTAGTCCATGGTGAGAGGGCGGTGTATCGGCGTTTACATTGCCGACCTGTGAGTAAACATCGTCCGTTTGCTGCACTCCTCCCGGCGGAGTCATGCGTTTCTCCTTCTGCCTCCGATTGCAGAACCAAACCCGGACAACTTCTTTTTCCAACTGCAGGCTGTCTGCCAGGGCTGTGATCTCCTGCGCCGAGGGCTTGGGGCATTTGAGGAAGTGGCTCTCCAAAGCCCCCTTGACACTGACCTCGATGGAGGTGCGCTTCTTTCTCTTCCTGCCCTGTGCCGCGATCTTATCGATACTGGTAGGGCTGCCGGTCGACGAGTCGGCCTCTTCCAGCCACTTGTTCAGCAGCGGCTTGAGTTTGCACATGTTCTTGAAGCTCAGCTGCAGCGCTTCGAACCGGCAGATGGTGGTCTGCGAGAAGACGTTGCCGTACAGGGTGCCCAGCGCCAAGCCCACGTCGGCCTGGGTGAAGCCCAGCTTGATCCTCCTCTGCTTGAACTGCTTGGCGAACTGCTCCAGGTCGTCCGAGGTCGGCGTGTCCTCGTCGGAGTGGTCGTGACTGTGGTGCGGCTGCCCGTGGTCCACCAGCTCCGGAGTGTCTCTCAGCCCCGGGTGCAGGCTCTGCCCTCCCGCTTGACTCAGCATCCCGTTGACGGTGAAGCCCCCGGGCTGCGAGTAGATGAGCGGCTGGACGGCCGAGCCCATGGAAGGCAGGTGAGCTGTGGTGGTCGCCCCCCAGGCGGTGGGGTGGCCGCCGTGAGACGGCTGGTGCGGCGGCAAGTGCGGCGGGCGGTGGTGATGCAACGGAGCGGCTCCCGTGTGCAGTTCGTCCCGACCCACGACTTGCACCGACGGCTTCACatcctgttgctgctgttgctgctgctgctgctgctgctgctgctgttgctgctgaccCAGGGGGCTGCCGGACATGGCCGTGGACCAGGGAGAGCCGGCATCGGTGTGCGGCAGCGCCGTCACCCACTGGTGTGCATGGCTGAGCATGTGGCCGTTGCTGGCGAGAGCTCCCTGCATGAAATCGCTTTGCACCATTTTGGAGGGATCTCGGTATGTAGTCGCTTGCTGCATGCCGCCTGAATCGCTGTGCACGATAGAGTTGGCCGATAGGATGCTATTGCTCGGCATGTACGGATTGGACGTCGCTGTCGCCATGGCTTTCCCCCTTtcgcttgtctctctctctctctctctctcctctttcttgtTTTGCAGCAGTTGTTTAAGATTGccagaaataaatagaaataaagtgTGTTTTCCTTTTTCAAAAATTCTCTCTTTATCTTTGGTTGCGTTTCCTTctcctttttgttgttgttgttgttgctgctgctgctgcagagaGTTTTTGGTTGTTGTGTGAgtggggttggtggtggtggtgggagttggtggagctgctgttTGACAGCTCTCTGCTCGCACGGCCAGTGTTTACCTCGGCCGCCGCGCCGCGCTCTCTCGGCGCCACCACAAGGAAAGGGGCGGGCGCTTggccagcaccccc from Leucoraja erinacea ecotype New England chromosome 6, Leri_hhj_1, whole genome shotgun sequence includes:
- the LOC129698177 gene encoding POU domain, class 3, transcription factor 3-like, with product MATATSNPYMPSNSILSANSIVHSDSGGMQQATTYRDPSKMVQSDFMQGALASNGHMLSHAHQWVTALPHTDAGSPWSTAMSGSPLGQQQQQQQQQQQQQQQQQDVKPSVQVVGRDELHTGAAPLHHHRPPHLPPHQPSHGGHPTAWGATTTAHLPSMGSAVQPLIYSQPGGFTVNGMLSQAGGQSLHPGLRDTPELVDHGQPHHSHDHSDEDTPTSDDLEQFAKQFKQRRIKLGFTQADVGLALGTLYGNVFSQTTICRFEALQLSFKNMCKLKPLLNKWLEEADSSTGSPTSIDKIAAQGRKRKKRTSIEVSVKGALESHFLKCPKPSAQEITALADSLQLEKEVVRVWFCNRRQKEKRMTPPGGVQQTDDVYSQVGNVNADTPPSHHGLQTAVQ